In Alteromonas naphthalenivorans, one DNA window encodes the following:
- the glgB gene encoding 1,4-alpha-glucan branching protein GlgB, giving the protein MQVTRVKQIAQQLEHATCSQPFSVLGPIETGSKTKIRVWRPDASSIEISWPDTALPKVMLKPLTEAGLFEGEITKAQSAQVYWVTIHNKADSYIYCDPYQFVDNAYHAVHYIDSKPENLYHQAGAQLITVTPEKGEALPATRFCVYAPNASSVSLIGDFNQWDGRLHPMEKTSLGYWVLVVPNLGEGERYKYQIKDAHGHELPHKTDPLGFSAEQYPSHASKIFNHDKYQWNDDAWLASRKQNKYANPMSIYEVHLGSWKRPDADSGQRYLTYEELADDLIPYAKEMGYTHLELLPVSEFPFDGSWGYQPVGMFAPTSRFGNPDAFKYFVDKCHQADLGVIIDWVPAHFPEDGHGLARFDGSHVYEYEDPRRGWHPDWNSCIYDFGKQTVRQFLVANALFWLDKFHVDGLRVDAVASMLYLDYSRNEGEWIPNVDGGNENYEAISLLRWMNEEVYKHYPDAMTIAEESTSFPKVSRPVFEGGLGFGFKWNMGWMHDSLTYIAKDPAYRNYHHGEITFSMVYSFDENFVLPISHDEVVHGKGSLLHKMPGDEWQQAANVRCYAGFMYGHPGKKLNFMGNEFAQSKEWNHDTSLDWHLLEHKKHKGIQSLYKALNQFYTSTPAMYEQDHSHHGFAWVDHENADQSVVSFVRTSLDGKQKVYVICNFTPIPREHYRVGVDGAGELALALNTDSQVFWGSDYPVDSHVTPTPVAWNNRDHSISINLPPLSTVFYITK; this is encoded by the coding sequence ATGCAGGTAACGCGGGTAAAGCAGATAGCGCAGCAATTAGAGCATGCAACATGTTCTCAGCCGTTTTCCGTTCTTGGGCCAATTGAAACAGGAAGTAAAACTAAGATTCGAGTATGGCGTCCAGACGCATCATCCATCGAAATAAGTTGGCCAGATACCGCATTGCCAAAGGTTATGCTGAAACCGCTCACTGAAGCTGGTTTATTCGAGGGTGAAATTACAAAGGCCCAAAGTGCGCAGGTTTATTGGGTGACTATCCACAATAAAGCCGATAGCTACATCTATTGTGACCCTTATCAATTCGTTGATAATGCATACCACGCTGTGCATTACATCGACAGCAAACCAGAAAACCTATATCACCAAGCCGGTGCTCAACTCATCACTGTTACGCCTGAAAAAGGGGAGGCACTCCCTGCCACTCGTTTTTGCGTGTACGCGCCAAACGCTTCTTCAGTTTCATTAATTGGTGACTTTAACCAATGGGACGGACGCTTACATCCAATGGAAAAAACCTCATTGGGCTATTGGGTATTGGTTGTTCCAAACCTAGGCGAAGGGGAACGTTATAAGTATCAAATTAAAGACGCCCACGGGCATGAATTACCGCACAAAACCGATCCTCTAGGGTTTAGCGCTGAGCAATACCCTTCTCATGCGTCAAAGATATTTAACCACGATAAGTACCAGTGGAACGATGATGCATGGCTAGCATCTCGTAAACAAAATAAATATGCCAACCCAATGAGTATTTACGAAGTGCACCTAGGCTCGTGGAAGCGCCCTGACGCAGACAGTGGTCAGCGTTATTTAACTTATGAAGAGTTGGCCGACGACCTCATTCCTTACGCAAAAGAGATGGGCTATACCCATCTAGAGTTATTACCGGTTTCAGAGTTTCCGTTTGATGGTTCGTGGGGCTATCAGCCAGTGGGCATGTTTGCGCCAACTAGCCGTTTTGGTAACCCTGATGCATTTAAATACTTTGTCGATAAATGCCACCAAGCTGATTTAGGGGTAATTATTGATTGGGTGCCTGCACATTTCCCGGAAGACGGCCATGGTCTTGCGCGCTTTGATGGCAGCCATGTTTATGAATATGAAGATCCAAGGCGAGGTTGGCATCCGGATTGGAATTCGTGCATTTATGATTTTGGCAAACAGACCGTTCGTCAGTTTCTCGTCGCCAATGCGTTATTTTGGTTAGATAAGTTCCACGTGGATGGATTACGAGTCGATGCGGTTGCTTCTATGCTTTATCTCGATTATTCCCGTAATGAAGGCGAGTGGATCCCGAATGTGGATGGCGGGAATGAAAATTACGAAGCCATTAGCCTGCTACGCTGGATGAATGAAGAAGTATATAAACACTATCCTGACGCCATGACTATTGCCGAAGAATCTACGTCCTTCCCGAAAGTATCACGGCCTGTGTTTGAAGGTGGATTAGGTTTTGGCTTTAAGTGGAATATGGGCTGGATGCACGACTCGCTAACGTATATTGCCAAAGATCCTGCTTATCGTAATTACCATCATGGTGAAATTACCTTCAGCATGGTTTATTCCTTTGACGAAAATTTCGTGTTGCCTATTTCTCATGATGAAGTGGTGCATGGCAAAGGCAGCTTATTGCACAAAATGCCCGGTGATGAATGGCAGCAGGCCGCTAACGTACGGTGCTATGCTGGCTTTATGTATGGGCACCCTGGCAAGAAGTTAAATTTCATGGGCAATGAATTTGCACAAAGCAAAGAATGGAACCATGACACCAGCTTAGATTGGCACCTACTGGAACATAAAAAACACAAAGGTATTCAAAGCTTATATAAAGCATTGAATCAGTTTTATACCAGCACTCCTGCTATGTACGAACAAGATCACAGTCATCATGGTTTTGCCTGGGTTGACCATGAAAATGCCGACCAAAGTGTGGTGTCTTTTGTTCGCACGTCGCTAGATGGTAAGCAAAAAGTCTATGTTATTTGTAACTTTACGCCTATACCAAGAGAACATTACCGCGTAGGGGTAGATGGGGCCGGCGAGTTGGCACTTGCACTAAATACTGATAGTCAGGTATTTTGGGGGAGCGATTATCCTGTGGACAGCCATGTCACGCCTACGCCGGTAGCATGGAATAACCGAGACCACTCGATCAGTATTAATTTGCCCCCTTTATCTACCGTATTTTACATTACGAAATAG
- the glgX gene encoding glycogen debranching protein GlgX, whose product MDAKQNVTKVNHVLLGEAFPLGATPYDDGCNFAVYAPDAKAVALCLFHNDTEEPIEEILLPEKSGDIWHGFFPNVKAGHLYGYRVERGEGQLHGVPTDKLLIDPYAKKLSRPIHWDARQYKFDSQFMVPKCVVVADADYPESVIRKVEIPKHKRIVYEAHVKGLTKLHPDVPKEHRGKYLGASHPAVIAHLKALGITTVQFMPMCSFMPEPYITEKGLTNYWGYNPVNFFAPEPRYASKDALAEIKHMVDEYHKAGLEVIVDVVYNHTAEGGKGGPILSYKGFCPYQAYLLEQTKRGELVYSNHSGCGNTVHTSHPYMMTLILDAMRFWATTIGVDGFRFDLAVTLGREPQAYNKYAGLIRAIGQDPVLKQTVLLAEPWDIGLGGYQVGNFPTPWLEVNDKYRDTARAFWRGDEGLAADFATRFMGSRDLFHKGYRHISTSVNNITYHDGFTLHDLVSYADRHNLANLEENRDGHGHNLSANYGVEGETQDKNILALRERQKRNLFATLIFSQGTPHILGGDELSRTQNGNNNAYCQDNPISWTQWEMNKRQQDFLSFCQYVIRLKQGSTLLSEIKLEDDHYSLSKNVSQINWFKPDGTDKASEDWNAAHNKAFGVEIRGCAVGEQTPEHWFMCVNASDNDVRFNLPSLSPKGGWTLHLDTRYASLSEQPKICIQKVFLQAGKSLTLFSFNEFTS is encoded by the coding sequence TTGGACGCGAAACAGAACGTCACAAAGGTAAACCATGTTTTATTAGGTGAAGCGTTTCCATTAGGTGCTACGCCTTATGATGATGGGTGCAACTTCGCTGTTTATGCGCCAGATGCGAAAGCGGTGGCGTTATGTCTCTTTCACAACGATACCGAAGAACCTATAGAAGAAATATTGCTGCCTGAAAAAAGCGGCGATATTTGGCATGGTTTCTTTCCCAATGTAAAAGCAGGTCATTTATATGGCTATCGAGTGGAGCGCGGCGAAGGGCAACTGCACGGTGTGCCCACCGATAAATTGCTTATCGACCCTTATGCAAAAAAACTAAGCAGACCCATTCATTGGGATGCTAGGCAGTATAAATTCGACTCGCAATTTATGGTGCCTAAGTGTGTGGTGGTGGCAGACGCCGATTACCCTGAAAGTGTTATTCGCAAGGTCGAGATCCCAAAACACAAACGTATTGTTTATGAAGCGCATGTGAAAGGGTTAACAAAGTTACACCCCGATGTGCCAAAAGAACACAGAGGTAAGTACCTTGGGGCAAGCCACCCCGCGGTTATTGCCCACCTAAAAGCGCTAGGTATTACCACGGTTCAGTTCATGCCAATGTGCTCCTTTATGCCAGAGCCTTACATTACGGAAAAAGGGTTAACGAATTACTGGGGCTATAACCCAGTTAACTTTTTCGCGCCGGAACCTCGTTATGCCAGCAAAGATGCTTTGGCCGAAATTAAGCATATGGTTGATGAATACCATAAAGCGGGGCTTGAGGTGATTGTAGATGTGGTTTACAACCACACGGCAGAGGGCGGTAAAGGCGGCCCTATTTTGTCATACAAAGGTTTCTGCCCATATCAAGCGTATCTGTTAGAGCAAACTAAGCGGGGAGAGTTGGTTTATTCTAATCACTCTGGATGCGGTAACACTGTGCATACGTCTCATCCTTACATGATGACCCTCATTTTAGACGCCATGCGTTTTTGGGCAACCACTATTGGTGTAGATGGTTTTCGTTTCGACTTAGCGGTAACCCTTGGACGAGAGCCACAAGCTTATAATAAATATGCTGGGCTAATTCGCGCCATCGGGCAAGACCCCGTATTAAAGCAAACCGTTTTACTAGCCGAGCCCTGGGACATTGGGCTTGGTGGCTATCAGGTGGGTAACTTCCCCACGCCATGGCTAGAAGTGAACGATAAGTACCGAGACACGGCACGTGCGTTTTGGCGCGGTGATGAAGGCTTAGCAGCCGATTTTGCTACTCGCTTTATGGGTTCTCGCGACCTATTTCATAAAGGCTACCGGCATATTTCCACATCGGTGAATAACATCACCTACCACGATGGTTTTACCCTACATGATTTAGTGAGTTATGCCGATCGCCATAACCTAGCTAACCTAGAAGAAAATCGTGATGGTCACGGGCATAACTTATCAGCTAACTATGGCGTTGAAGGTGAAACCCAAGATAAAAATATATTGGCACTACGTGAACGCCAGAAGCGTAATTTATTTGCCACGCTTATTTTCTCACAAGGCACGCCACATATTTTAGGGGGCGACGAACTAAGTCGCACGCAAAACGGTAACAACAACGCCTATTGTCAAGATAATCCAATTAGTTGGACGCAGTGGGAAATGAACAAGCGTCAGCAAGATTTCCTTAGCTTTTGCCAGTATGTTATTCGCCTAAAACAAGGTTCTACCTTGTTAAGCGAGATAAAGCTAGAAGACGACCATTACTCGTTATCGAAAAATGTCAGCCAAATTAACTGGTTCAAACCTGATGGCACCGATAAAGCCTCTGAAGATTGGAACGCGGCACACAATAAAGCTTTTGGTGTTGAAATTAGAGGGTGCGCGGTAGGTGAACAAACCCCAGAGCATTGGTTTATGTGTGTAAACGCCAGCGACAACGACGTGAGGTTTAATCTACCTAGTTTGTCACCGAAAGGCGGCTGGACTTTGCATTTAGATACTCGCTACGCTTCACTCAGCGAGCAACCCAAAATCTGTATTCAAAAAGTATTTTTACAAGCGGGTAAGTCTCTTACTCTGTTTAGTTTTAACGAATTTACCTCGTAA
- the gndA gene encoding NADP-dependent phosphogluconate dehydrogenase: protein MQNEGGNKHATTACDIGFIGLGVMGSNLTMNLVDHGYRVACFDLDQHKVDAILVKDASERDANAEPRVEGCSSYTELLSKLKAPHLIILSVPAGDPVDHVCNHLIDAGIHADDIVVDTGNSLWTDSVAREEQYKGKFIFFSTAVSGGEVGARFGPSLMPSGNPYAWTRIEPVLKAIAAKVDPETGKPLESFVPGKPILEGEPCATYIGPVGAGHYVKMVHNGIEYADMQLICETYHVMREALQMSPSDIAAVFRRWNEGKLNSYLMEISAEVLDQLDPDTKQPLVDVILDRAGQKGTGLWTAVSALQVGSPAQTITSAVFARSISSLKDERVAASKVLSGPEPVVHSDEQKEDIINKLEQALYCSKICAYAQGFQLMAIAAKEHGWQLEFGEIAKIWRAGCIIRAVFLQSISKAYENNEELSNLLMDPFFAEQISEFQSDWRQSIAQATIAGVPCPAMMSSLSYYDSYRTAVLPANLLQGQRDFFGAHTYQRVDKPAGKKYHLEWSDPQRPQTSIKR from the coding sequence ATGCAAAATGAAGGTGGAAATAAGCACGCCACAACAGCGTGTGATATTGGTTTTATCGGTTTAGGTGTAATGGGTAGTAACCTTACAATGAACTTGGTAGATCACGGTTATCGAGTAGCGTGTTTCGATTTAGACCAGCATAAGGTCGATGCTATTCTCGTAAAAGACGCCAGTGAGCGAGATGCCAACGCTGAACCTCGCGTTGAAGGTTGCAGCTCTTACACCGAATTACTCAGCAAACTAAAAGCCCCTCATCTTATTATTCTTTCTGTTCCTGCCGGCGACCCTGTCGACCATGTATGTAATCATCTTATTGATGCGGGTATTCATGCCGACGATATCGTGGTTGATACTGGTAATAGCTTGTGGACAGACTCAGTTGCACGGGAAGAGCAATATAAAGGCAAGTTTATCTTCTTTTCTACTGCGGTTTCTGGTGGGGAAGTAGGGGCACGCTTTGGGCCATCATTAATGCCATCGGGCAACCCTTATGCGTGGACCCGAATTGAGCCTGTACTTAAAGCGATTGCCGCTAAGGTCGATCCTGAAACCGGTAAACCTCTTGAGAGTTTCGTGCCAGGTAAACCCATATTAGAAGGTGAGCCGTGTGCCACTTATATTGGCCCAGTTGGCGCAGGCCATTATGTGAAAATGGTACACAACGGTATTGAATACGCTGATATGCAGCTTATTTGTGAAACCTATCACGTGATGCGCGAAGCATTGCAAATGTCGCCTTCTGACATTGCTGCTGTATTTAGACGTTGGAATGAAGGTAAGCTAAATAGTTACCTAATGGAAATTAGCGCTGAAGTGCTCGACCAACTCGACCCAGATACCAAGCAGCCCCTTGTTGACGTTATTCTAGATAGAGCAGGGCAAAAAGGCACTGGTCTTTGGACTGCGGTTAGTGCATTGCAAGTAGGTAGCCCTGCGCAAACCATTACGTCGGCTGTATTTGCGCGCAGTATTTCTAGCTTAAAAGATGAGCGTGTGGCAGCAAGTAAGGTGCTTTCGGGCCCTGAACCTGTGGTTCATTCGGATGAGCAGAAAGAAGACATCATCAATAAATTAGAACAAGCGTTATACTGCTCTAAAATTTGTGCTTATGCGCAAGGCTTCCAACTAATGGCTATCGCTGCCAAAGAGCATGGTTGGCAATTAGAGTTTGGTGAAATAGCAAAAATTTGGCGCGCGGGCTGTATCATTCGTGCCGTTTTCCTACAGTCTATTTCTAAGGCTTATGAAAACAACGAAGAGTTGTCGAACCTGCTGATGGATCCGTTCTTTGCAGAACAGATTTCAGAATTTCAATCTGATTGGCGTCAGTCAATTGCGCAAGCCACTATTGCAGGCGTTCCATGCCCGGCTATGATGTCATCACTAAGTTACTATGATTCCTATAGAACGGCGGTGCTGCCGGCTAACTTGCTACAAGGTCAACGGGACTTTTTCGGTGCCCACACGTATCAACGTGTAGATAAGCCTGCGGGTAAAAAGTATCACTTAGAATGGAGTGATCCCCAACGCCCGCAAACTTCTATAAAACGCTAA
- the msrB gene encoding peptide-methionine (R)-S-oxide reductase MsrB, which yields MSEQKWQETLSEEEYRVCRNAGTERPFTGALLDEAREGTYVCKCCGADLFSSQTKFDAGCGWPSFFQQLENDNVGYRDDNTHGMHRVEIFCKQCDSHLGHVFPDGPEPSGQRYCVNSISLTFKGNGDVVVKG from the coding sequence ATGTCTGAGCAAAAATGGCAAGAAACGCTGTCTGAAGAAGAATACCGAGTGTGCCGCAATGCCGGGACAGAGCGACCTTTTACCGGGGCGTTGTTAGATGAAGCCCGAGAGGGAACTTATGTTTGTAAGTGCTGTGGAGCGGATTTGTTTTCATCACAAACTAAGTTTGATGCTGGTTGTGGTTGGCCCTCTTTTTTTCAGCAACTTGAAAACGACAATGTTGGCTACCGAGATGACAATACGCACGGCATGCATCGTGTAGAGATTTTCTGTAAACAATGTGATTCTCATTTGGGGCACGTGTTTCCAGATGGCCCAGAGCCAAGCGGTCAGCGCTATTGCGTGAATTCAATTTCACTGACATTTAAAGGTAATGGTGACGTTGTGGTAAAAGGCTAG
- a CDS encoding DUF2989 domain-containing protein, with protein MKSKNLPVLGTLFSNFPTGYKNVITTLSMTVMLSGCSDWFEPTISEICETNSEMCLDLSLDARCRHERADIIRLRYNHQTDTSDAFKYPLLLAFEDYLVCVEEAQHIEHIKRKGKEATRLKGVITAQRELTRLARETKRSLDPYLSYYHWSRHNDNEAFHRFERYAASNKVNDPELLISLASAQIKTDPERTINTLYKALSLYKDADDIDSAVYLSLVSLGTDKENYRMAYVWLGVSEYFDENIPSARRESLGKKFNLPVDILDSVVSDIVSALDNSQFDASALKLHRL; from the coding sequence ATGAAATCAAAAAATTTGCCTGTTCTAGGCACTTTATTTAGTAATTTTCCAACAGGTTATAAAAATGTTATCACCACGCTATCGATGACCGTCATGCTGTCTGGATGTAGCGATTGGTTCGAACCCACTATTAGTGAAATTTGCGAAACCAACAGTGAAATGTGTTTAGATTTAAGCCTAGATGCACGTTGTCGTCACGAGCGGGCCGACATCATAAGATTAAGATACAACCACCAAACAGATACCTCAGACGCGTTCAAATACCCATTATTATTAGCGTTTGAAGATTACTTGGTCTGCGTGGAAGAAGCACAGCATATTGAGCACATAAAACGTAAAGGCAAAGAAGCCACCCGCCTTAAGGGGGTCATTACTGCTCAACGCGAACTTACCCGATTAGCCCGCGAGACTAAACGTTCCCTTGACCCTTACCTTTCTTATTACCACTGGTCTCGTCACAATGACAACGAGGCGTTTCACCGGTTTGAGCGCTACGCCGCGAGCAACAAAGTTAACGATCCTGAGTTACTTATTTCTTTGGCCTCGGCGCAAATTAAAACGGATCCTGAGCGCACAATTAATACCTTGTATAAAGCACTAAGCCTATACAAAGATGCAGATGACATAGACAGTGCGGTGTACTTATCATTGGTGTCGTTAGGTACGGATAAAGAAAACTATAGAATGGCTTATGTATGGCTAGGCGTAAGCGAATACTTTGACGAAAACATACCCTCAGCTAGAAGGGAATCACTTGGCAAAAAATTTAATCTTCCGGTTGATATTTTAGACAGCGTGGTTAGTGATATTGTCTCTGCCCTTGATAACAGTCAATTCGATGCGAGCGCACTTAAGCTACATAGACTGTAA
- a CDS encoding glyceraldehyde-3-phosphate dehydrogenase: MNQQFEQELQSSWQERQEYAEMMLPLIGKLYRNSAVEISVYGRSLLNASATDVIKAHRKVRLHEGVKLRLRESFPILLALSEMQIAPAQIDIGKLAFDFNYGSAVDNDDLNAFLSEKLGDVIDKEDDQKPQDVVLYGFGRIGRLLARLLIERQGKNNKLRLRAIVVRGGRDGDLEKRASLLRRDSVHGPFNGSISIDHERNALKANGSFIQVIYANSPDEVDYTQYGIDNAIIVDNTGIWRDRDGLGLHLKAKGASKAVLTAPGKGDIKNIVHGVNHDEITPDDTILSAASCTTNAITPVLKALDEEYGIEDGHVETVHSYTNDQNLIDNYHKGDRRGRSAPLNMVITETGAAKAVSKAYPKLAGKLTGNAIRVPTPNVSLAILNLNLAKGTDRVAVNEFLRDAALFSTLQHQIDYTASKEIVSTDLVGSRAASVVDSQATIVADKRLTLYVWYDNEFGYSCQVMRVIRDMAGLSFPTLPL; the protein is encoded by the coding sequence ATGAACCAACAGTTTGAGCAGGAATTACAAAGCAGCTGGCAAGAGCGTCAGGAATACGCGGAAATGATGTTGCCCCTTATCGGTAAGCTATACCGAAATAGCGCAGTAGAAATTTCAGTTTATGGCCGCTCTTTATTAAATGCCAGTGCAACTGATGTGATCAAAGCGCATCGCAAAGTACGCTTGCACGAGGGAGTAAAATTGCGACTTCGGGAGAGTTTCCCAATTTTACTTGCGCTGAGCGAAATGCAGATTGCCCCTGCTCAAATTGATATTGGTAAATTGGCCTTCGACTTTAATTACGGTTCGGCGGTAGACAACGACGACTTAAATGCATTTTTAAGTGAGAAGTTAGGCGACGTTATTGATAAAGAGGACGATCAGAAGCCTCAAGACGTTGTACTTTATGGATTTGGTCGTATAGGTCGTTTGTTAGCGCGTTTGTTGATAGAACGCCAAGGTAAAAACAATAAGCTACGTTTACGCGCCATTGTGGTACGTGGCGGACGCGATGGTGATTTGGAAAAACGTGCTAGCTTACTTCGCCGTGATTCAGTGCATGGGCCATTTAACGGCAGTATCTCTATCGATCATGAGCGTAATGCATTAAAAGCAAACGGTTCATTTATACAAGTGATTTACGCGAACAGCCCAGACGAGGTTGATTACACCCAATACGGTATCGACAACGCTATTATTGTTGATAACACGGGTATATGGCGTGACCGCGATGGTTTAGGTTTACACCTTAAAGCGAAAGGTGCGTCTAAAGCGGTACTGACGGCACCAGGTAAAGGCGATATTAAAAACATCGTACATGGGGTAAATCATGACGAGATTACGCCAGACGACACCATTCTTTCAGCAGCAAGTTGTACTACCAATGCGATTACGCCAGTGCTTAAAGCGTTGGATGAAGAATATGGCATTGAAGACGGTCATGTTGAAACGGTGCATTCATACACCAATGATCAAAACCTAATTGATAACTATCACAAGGGTGACAGACGCGGTCGTAGTGCGCCACTTAATATGGTTATTACCGAAACAGGCGCAGCAAAAGCGGTATCGAAAGCTTACCCTAAGCTTGCTGGCAAGCTAACTGGTAACGCTATTCGCGTGCCTACGCCGAATGTATCACTGGCTATTTTGAACCTTAACTTAGCGAAAGGCACAGATAGAGTAGCAGTGAATGAATTCTTACGGGATGCTGCACTCTTTTCTACCTTACAACACCAAATCGATTACACCGCAAGTAAAGAGATTGTCTCTACCGACTTAGTGGGCTCTCGCGCAGCGTCAGTGGTCGACTCGCAGGCTACAATAGTGGCTGATAAGCGTCTTACCCTTTATGTTTGGTACGATAACGAGTTTGGTTATAGCTGTCAGGTAATGCGTGTTATTCGGGATATGGCAGGGCTTAGTTTCCCCACACTGCCGCTTTAA
- a CDS encoding M14 family metallopeptidase has translation MHISSQFDSGNIDVLSAESVEDIRLAIPKDNQSEFAQWFHFRLVGETFVTHTMTLTDLAKSAYPDGWKGYNVLASYDRQTWFRIPSEFDGDNLTFSLTLEQPSVYFAYFIPYSYERHLDLVHDAQMSLLCEHRFLGLTLDGRDMSMLVIGEETPNKKKVWVTARQHPGETMAEWCAEGLIYRLLDEQDGLARQLLDNAVFYVVPNMNPDGSARGHLRTNAVGTNLNREWATPSADKSPEVLYVMNAMENIGVDMFVDLHGDEALPYNFVAGCEGNPSYSDEIKALENTFKDALLNATPEFQDEFGYDKDAPGEGNLTVAANAVGEKFNCMSYTVEMPFKDNVDVPDEIYGWSVQRSRQLGEDLLIAVNAVVKKLNG, from the coding sequence ATGCATATTTCTAGTCAATTCGATAGCGGCAACATTGACGTGTTAAGCGCTGAATCGGTTGAAGACATCCGTCTTGCCATTCCAAAAGATAATCAATCTGAGTTTGCCCAGTGGTTTCATTTTCGCTTAGTTGGCGAGACGTTTGTTACCCACACAATGACCTTAACTGATTTAGCAAAGTCGGCGTATCCAGATGGCTGGAAAGGCTACAATGTGCTTGCATCATACGATCGCCAAACCTGGTTTCGTATCCCCAGCGAGTTTGATGGCGATAACCTCACATTCTCTCTAACACTCGAACAACCTAGTGTTTATTTCGCTTACTTCATTCCTTACAGCTATGAGAGGCACTTAGATTTAGTGCACGATGCGCAAATGTCACTGCTATGTGAACATCGGTTTCTAGGCTTAACACTAGATGGCCGCGATATGTCCATGCTAGTGATTGGAGAAGAAACCCCGAACAAGAAAAAAGTATGGGTAACTGCCAGACAGCACCCAGGTGAGACCATGGCGGAGTGGTGTGCGGAAGGCTTAATTTACCGTTTGCTAGATGAGCAAGACGGACTGGCGCGACAATTGCTGGATAACGCTGTGTTTTATGTAGTACCTAACATGAATCCTGATGGCAGCGCACGCGGTCACTTGCGCACCAACGCGGTAGGCACCAATTTAAACCGCGAGTGGGCTACGCCTAGCGCTGATAAAAGCCCAGAAGTACTTTATGTCATGAACGCAATGGAAAACATAGGCGTAGATATGTTTGTCGATTTGCACGGTGATGAAGCACTGCCGTACAATTTTGTGGCAGGCTGTGAAGGTAATCCAAGTTATTCTGATGAAATTAAAGCGCTAGAAAATACGTTTAAAGATGCGCTACTAAATGCAACGCCAGAATTTCAAGATGAGTTTGGATACGATAAAGACGCGCCAGGTGAGGGGAACTTAACCGTGGCAGCAAATGCAGTAGGTGAGAAGTTTAACTGCATGTCTTACACCGTTGAAATGCCATTCAAAGACAATGTCGATGTGCCTGATGAAATTTATGGCTGGTCTGTTCAGCGCAGCAGACAGCTAGGTGAGGATTTACTTATTGCCGTAAATGCCGTAGTAAAGAAGTTAAATGGTTAA